In Leisingera sp. NJS204, the DNA window TGCGGCGCCGGTGACATAAGAAAACGCCGCCGGCGCAGTGATGATCTGCGCCCCGCCTTTGGCCAGCGCCCGGTGCAAATGCGGAAAGCGCACGTCATAACAGATGGTCATGCCGATACTGGCAAATGGCGTCTCTGCCACAACCGCCTGGGTGCCCGGGCGGTAGCCATCGGACTCGCGGTAGGTTTCCTCGGGTGTGACCTCGACATCGAACATGTGGATCTTGTCGTAGCGCGCCTTGATTTCACCCTGCGGGCTGATCAGGAACTGCCGGTTGGCAAAGCGCCCGTCATTGTCGTGGGTCTTGATGCCCAGCGACCCCAGCAGCAGCCAGATGCCATGTTTTGCCGCCTCGTCACGCAGGGCGGCCAGCGTCGGGTCATCCTCTTCGTGACACAGGACACCGGTCTGATGGGTCCGGCTGCCGGAGAGGCAATTGGTAACTTCGGGCGTCAGCACAAAGCCCGCCCCGCCGCGCACAGCCTCTGCCATCATCGCCTTCACGGTCTCCAGGTTTTCAGCCGGGATGTCGGTGGATGTCATCTGAAGCAGAGCTGTGCGCATTTTATCTCTCCGGGTTCAGGCTGCCAGCAGCGGGTCCAGTTTGCCCGCCTGTTCCAGCGCAAAAAGATCGTCACAGCCGCCGACATGGGTTTCGCCGATAAAGATCTGCGGTACCGTGCGGCCGCCATTGGCGCGCTGGATCATCTCTGCCTTGCGGTCCGGCTGCGCCAGCACGTTGATTTCCGAAAAGGTAACACCCTTCTGATTCAGCAGACGCTTGGCGGCGTGGCAATATCCGCACAGAGGCGAGGTGTAGATTTCAACGGTTTTCATTCAGGACCCCATAGTCTGGTTTCGAAGGTTGTGGAGGAATTGGGGATTCAATGCAACAATTGCCAGAGGCCGGCGGGCAGCCTCACGCTTGCGTGACCCGGGCCAGCACCGCCACCCGTACCTCCGCCGCACCGGCCTGCAGGCAGGCATCAGTGCAAGCGCTGAGAGTGGCGCCGGAGGTCATCACGTCATCCACGATCAGAACCGTGCGCCCTTTGATCCGCCCCTCCCGGCCCGGGTGGGGTGCAATTGCTGCACCCAAATGCTGAAAACGCTGGTCGCGTGTCTTGCCTTCCAGTGCAGGGGTCCGCCGGAACCTGCGCAGCAGATCCGGGCAATGCTCCAGGCCAATCCGGGCCGCCACTGCTTCAGCAAGCAAAGCGGATTGATTATACTTTCGCTTCAGCAGCCGGGTCCAATGCAGCGGCACCGGGCATATCAGGGGATTCTCCGCCAGCATCGGCTGCACGGCCCGCTCCAGCCATCCAGCGGCCATATGTGCAATTTCCGTCCGGTCCCCGTGCTTCAAAGCCAGAACCAGCTTGCGGCCCCGCCCCTCATAGAGCAGCGCAGATCGCCCTTGGCTCCAAGGCCGCGGATGGCGCAGGCAGCTGTCGCATTCCAGCCGAAAGCCGTCCGCCTCCCCCGGCAGCGGAGCGCCGCAGCCCTCGCAGACCGTGCCGCTGATGAAATGCATATCGGCCCAGCAAGAACCGCACAGGCCAAAGTCGCTGCCAACCAGACCCCCGCAGCCCATGCATTGCGGCGGATAGATCAGCGAAACAGCAGTTTGAATCCTGGTCAGCAGCATCTAAATAGCCCTCATGACACAAGCACCAGCACAGCTATTCGACCGCCGCACCCTGGCAGCCCGCCGCGCACGCCGGCGCGCGGATGCGTTGTTCCTGCACCAAATGGCGCGGGATGAGGCCGAGGATCGCCTGAGCCTGGTTAACAGAACCTTTACCGCGCCCGCTATTGTCTGCCCTTTCCCGGAAGTCTGGGAGGGGTTTCTGCCGGGTGCAGCTGTGTTGCCGGATGACGATGTCCTGGCTCTGGAACAAGGCGCGCATGATGTGGTGATCCATGCCATGTGCCTGCATTGGGCCAACGATCCGGTTGGCCAGCTGATCCAATGCCGACGTGCCCTGAAGGAAGACGGGCTGCTGCTGGTCATCCTGCTGGGCGGCCAAACCCTGCACGAACTGCGCGCCGCCATAGCAGAAGCCGAAACCGTTGTGATGGGCGGACTGTCCCCCCGCGTTGCCCCGATGGGAGAGATCCGGGATCTGGGCGGTTTGCTGCAGCGGGCCGGTTTTGCCCTGCCGGTAGCGGACCTGGTACCGCTGACTGCCGAATACCGTGATCTGACCCACCTGATCCACGATCTGCGCGGCATGGGAGAGACCAACGCCCTCGCCCAGCGCCTGAAGCACCCGGCTCCGCGAACCCTGTTCCAGCTGGCAGATCACATCTACCGCGAGCATTTCGCAACTGCTGATGGCCGGCTGCCAGCGACATTTGAGCTGGTCTGCCTTACCGGCTGGTCGCCGTCGGACAGCCAGCAGAAACCCTTGCGCCCCGGCTCTGCCCGGATGCGCCTGGCCGATGCGTTGAAAGTGCCGGAATCCAAGCTCAAGCCCTGATAAATTTCCGTTATGGCTGGGCCAAAACGATCCAATTGGCCTTCTGCGCGCAAAGACAGTAACTTCCCGCCAACAACTGAATTCCAAGCCCCACAGGACCTGCCCATGCTGGACGCCGCCCGGACCGTCAAATGCCCTGCCCACGCCCCTGCCGATCACCCAAAGATCCCGGCAGAGAAAGTCGGCATCCTGCTGGCCAACCTCGGCACGCCGGATGATTATTCGTACTGGCCGATGCGCCGCTACTTGAATGAATTCCTGTCTGACAAGCGGGTGATCGACTATCCATCGTGGAAGTGGCAGCCGCTCTTGCAGTTGATCATCCTGACCAAACGTCCGTTCTCTTCGGGCACCGCTTACAAATCGATCTGGAACCACGACAAGGGTGAAAGCCCTTTGATGACCATAACCAAAGACCAGACAACCAAGATAGCGGCGGCGATGAAGGCACGCTATGGCGATCAGGTGATGGTCGATTTCTGCATGCGCTATGGCAATCCCTCGACCAAATCCAAGGTGCGGGAAATGGTTGCGGCCGGCTGCCGGAAAATCCTGTTTGTGCCGCTGTATCCGCAATACGCCGGCGCTACCTCCGGCACTGCCAACGACCAGTTCTTCCGCGCCCTGATGGATGAGCCCTGGCAGCCCGCCGCCCGCACGATCGAACCCTATTTTGACCAGCCCGCCTATATCGACGCTTTGGCGCGATCGGTGGAAGAGGCCTATGCCAAGGCAGCAAAGCGCCCGGATATTCTGGTGGTGTCCTACCACGGGATGCCGAAACGCTACTTAATGCAGGGCGATCCCTATCACTGCCAGTGCCAGAAAACGACGCGGCTGCTGAAGGAGCGGCTGGGCTGGGACGACACCCGGATCACAACCACTTTCCAATCTGTGTTTGGACCCGAGGAATGGCTGAAACCTTACACGGTGGATCACGTCGCAACGCTTGCCAAGGAAGGCAAAAAGAACATCGCGGTGATCGCGCCGGCCTTCTCGGCCGACTGCATCGAGACGCTGGAAGAGATCAACGAAGAGATCCGCGAGAGTTTTGAGCACGCGGGCGGCGAGGACTTCCTTTATATCCCTTGCCTCAACGATGATGACGATCACGTTGCGGCACTGGCCGGTGTGATTGAGCAGAATCTGCAAGGCTGGCTGGACTAAAGCGCTCTCCCGGTTCAAATAGGATCCAAAATTGGATCGCCGGGCAGACCGGCAGACCGGGGAGAGTTTTGGATGACGCTTGCGCATTGGGCAGCAGCCCTGAAACAGCATTGGGGCATCCAGGCGGATTTGAGCCGCCTGGATGGAGAATATGACCTGAACTTTCTGGCCAAAGGTGCCGAGAACCAGGGCTATATCCTCAAGGCGATGCGCCCCGGCTGCGAAACCTGGCTGGTCGACATGCAGGTAAAGGCGTTTGAGCATATCGCCGCGCGCCAGCCGGATCTGCCCTGCCCGCGGGTGATCGCCGCTGCGGATGGCCGATCGCTGCTGACACTCCCGGATGAAAAAGGGCAAAACCGGCTGGTCTGGCTGCTGAACCAGCTACCCGGGCGGTGCTATGCCAAGACAGAACCCAAAAGCGATGCGCTGATCCATGAGATTGGTCAGGTTATCGGCGGCTCGGCCAAGGCGCTGGCCGATTTCCGGCACGATGGGCTGGAGCGTGATTTCAAATGGGACCTGATGCGCGCGGGCTGGATCAAGGATCAGCTGTTCTGCATCACCGCTCCGGCACGCCGTGCAATCATTGAAGGGATTTCCGCGGATTTCGCAAAGTTAGAGCCTGTTTTAGCGAAGCTTCCCAAGCAGGCCGTCCACAATGACGCCAATGACTACAACATCATGGTGGCGGGAGAACTGGGTGAAACCCGCAGGGTGTCAGGCCTCATCGACCTGGGCGACATGTGCGCCGCACCGCGGATCTGCGACCTGGCAATTGCTGCGGCCTATATCGTGCTGGACCACCCGGCGCCGGAGGCAGCAATCGCAGCACTGGTTGCGGGGTATAACGAGGCTTATCCTTTGACGCCTGCCGAGGTAGACATGGTCTGGCCGCTGCTGCGCGCGCGGCTGGCGGTGAGTGTTGTCAATTCCACCATGATGGCAGCGGACAATCCGGATGATCCCTATGTGACCATCTCGCAAGCTCCGGCCTGGCGATTCCTGGAGGGAAACACACTGCAGGGCGGGTTGCTGACTGCCCGGCTGCGCGCGGCGTGCGGCCTGCCGGTCGTTGATGGTGCAGACCGTGTGATGGCCTGGCTGGAGCAGGAACACGGCAAATTCGCCCCGCTGATGGGCCAGGACCTGGCAGATGCACCGATGGGATCGCTGTCGGTGGAACACTCCACCTGGCCGCAAAACCCATTCCACATGCCGCTGGAAGAAGCGGCCAGAGTCGGCGAGGAGTTCGAGGACCAGGGCCGCATCTGGCTTGGCTATTATCATGAGCCGCGGCTGATCTATACAGAGCCCGCTTTCCGCAAAGGCCCTTGGAAAGCCAGCGGCCGCCGCACTGTGCATTTGGCGGTGGATGCCTTTGCCGGCGCTGGCACGCCGGTGTTTGCGCCCATGCGTGGTGAAGTCTTTGCGGCAAAGTACCGGGACGGGCATCTGGACTACGGCGGGGTGATCATCCTGCGCCATGAAACGCCTATGGGCGATCCGTTCTTTACCCTCTACGGTCATTTGGACCCGGAATTCCTGAGCCGCCTGAAACCGGGTGATATGGTGGAAAAGGGCGAGGAATTCTGCCGCCTGGGTGACCCTGGCCAGAACGGCGGCTGGGCACCGCATGTGCATTTCCAGCTGGCCCTGACCACCGAAGGAATCGAGGCCGGCTGGCCCGGCGCAGGCGACCCGGATGAGATGTACCTGTGGCGCGCAATCTGCCCCAACCCTGCGGCCCTGCTCAACCTGCCGGATGAAAAAGTCCGCTATCACCCAACCGACAAAGGCGAGGTTCTGGCCCGACGCCGCACCCATTTCGGCGGCAACCTCAGCCTCACCTACAATGACCCGGTGATGCTGGTGCGCGGCTGGAAGCACCACTTGTTTGACGAATGGGGGCGGCCCTATCTGGACGCTTACAACAACGTGCCGCATGTGGGCCACGCCCATCCGCGCATCCAGGCGGTGGCAGCGGATCAGCTGAAGCGGATGAATTCGAACACCCGCTATCTGCATCCGGCACAAACCGCCTTTGCAGACAAGGTGCTGTCCAAGCTGCCAGATCCTTTTGAGGTCTGTTTTTTCGTAAACTCGGGCACCGAAGCCAATGAGCTGGCCCTGCGCCTGGCCCGCGCCCACACCGGGGCAAAGGGCATGGTGACGCCCGATCACGGCTATCACGGCAACACAACAGGCGCGATCGACATCTCCGCTTACAAGTTCAACAAGCCCGGCGGTGCTGGCCAGGCGGACTGGGTGGAGTTGGTGGAAGTTGCAGACGACTACCGCGGTTCATTCCGCCGCGATGATCCAAAGCGCGCGCAAAAGTTCGCGGACCTGGTCGATCCGGCAATCAGGAACCTGCAAGGCAAGGGCCACGGCATCGCCGGCTTCATCGCTGAAACCTTTCCCTCTGTTGGCGGTCAGATTATCCCGCCGCAGGGATATCTGCCTGCAGTTTACGAAAAGATCCGTGCGGCAGGAGGTGTCTGCATCGCCGACGAAGTGCAAACCGGCCTGGGCCGCCTTGGCGAATACTACTTCGGCTTCGAACACCAGGGCGCAGTTCCCGACATCGTGGTGATGGGCAAACCTATCGGCAACGGCCACCCGCTGGGCGTGCTTGTCACGACCAAGGCGATTGCAAAAAGCTTTGACAACGGGATCGAGTTTTTCTCGACCTTCGGCGGGTCTACCCTGTCTTGCCGGACCGGCAAGGAGGTGCTGGATATCGTTGACGATGAAGGCCTGCAGGACAACGCCCGGGTGATAGGCGCCCGGCTGATCGAAGGGCTGCAGGGATTGGAGCAGAAATACGCCTGCGTTGGCGATGTGCGTGGAATGGGGCTGTTCCTGGGATTGGAACTGATCACCCCGGATGGCTCGGAAGCCACCGGAATTTGCTCCTACGTCAAAAACAGGATGCGCGATTACCGGATCCTGATCGGCAGCGAAGGTCCCAAGGACAACATTCTGAAGATCCGACCGCCGCTGACCATAGGTGCAGAAGACGCAGACATGATCATCTATGTCTTGGATAGTATCCTGCGCGAAGTGGAGGCGGCCTGACAGCCCCTCCTGACCCGCAGATCAGGCAACAAAAAAGGCGGTGGAAACCCACCGCCTTTTCTGTAACCGTGTACCGAAAATTAGTTCGATGCAACAGCTGCGCCGACCAGAACCAGCAGCAGCAGCGGCAGCAGAATGCCGCTGGAAGAACCCTGAGCTTCTTCCACGATGACCGGCGGTTCTACAACCGGCTCGGACAGGTTGCCAGCAGTGGCAGTCGAAGCAGCAGCAGTCAGCGCAGCAGCGATAACGAGTTTTTTCATGTTAACCTCCAGAATTCGCACGGATCATACAACTGAACCACGCACCCAAGACTTATCTCGTATTTTTTTCTAACCAGCAAAACCGCGGGATTGCAATTGCTTGTTATAGTTAACAGCTTAGCGCCCCGCCACGTGTCGTCAAATAAGCAACACCTGGGTGCCGACTTTGGTCAAGCTGAACAAATCGGCGATATGTTCATTGTAAAGCCCGATGCAGCCATTCGATGATTTGCGGCCGATTTTCCGCGTATCGTGGGTTCCATGGATGCGGTAATACTTCCAGCTAAGATACAGCGCGTGGGTGCCAAGCGGGTTATCCGGCCCCGGCGGAATGAACGCAGGCCATTCCGGGTTGCGCTTGCGCATATTCGGGGTTGGAGCCCAGCCTGGGCCGTCAACTTTGCGAACAATCTTTGTCCGGCCGCGGCGGGTCAGATCGTCGGACAGCGGCACTGAAGACGGGAACAGTTTGTAAACGCTTTCATCCTGGGACCAATAATGCAGAGCCCGGCTGTCGATATCGACCAGAATCGCCCCGTTCCGCAGGGTATCAAAGTATGGTCTCCAGGATTTGGCCCGGAATGCGGAGATGTTGCGCTGGACAGCCGGTTCCGGTTCTGGCGGCGGGCGCAACGGATCAAAGGCCTGCTGCGCCTCGTCGCCGGTCTCTTGCGCAAAGGATGGCGAGGAGATCAAAGCAGCGCTGCCGGCAAGAAAATGCCGCCTGCTGAAGGTATCAAAGGGGTTTTGGGGCATCACTCTTTCCAACTTGCGCAATCAGGATCAATGGCTGCGCCATTTTATGACCGGAAAGCCGCAGTCGCAAATCAATCCGACCGGCAGGTCTGCATATTTCTGCCGGTCCATTTGCACCTCTGCAACAGGAAGGATAAGTGCATCAGCAACCGACGGAGCGAGAGAGCAATATGAAACGTGTTTTTCTGCTGATAGCTGCTGCCTTTGTAACTTTGGCGGCAGCATGCACGCCCGCAACAGAATCCGGCAGCACCTACCGTATTAGAAATGCAGACAAAGTGCAGATCCGGATGCTTGATTCAGTCAATGCGCTGCGTCAGGCGGCTGGTGCACAAACCGTACAGCTGAATGCCGAGCTGACTGCGGCCGCAGCGACCCATTCCCGGGACATGTCAGTGCAAAACCGGCCCTGGCATTTCGGATCCGACGGCTCCTCGCCGCTGGACCGGGTGTCGCGTGCAGGTTACACCGGCTCGCTTTTGGGGGAGAACATCTCTGAAACCTACGAGAATGAGCAGCAAACCCTGTCTGCGTGGCTGGAACGCCCAGCCACACGCGCAGTGATTCTCGACCCAAAAGCCACGAATATGGGGTTCTCCTGGTTCCAGGAGCCGAACGGCAAAATCTGGTGGACGATGGTTATGGGCAGCTGAGCCGCAACGCTGTGCTTATGCACGGCGCCTGCGAAACTGCAGACGCGGCGGCCCTGGCAGATGTTCAGGGCCGCAAAGCGATGGCCGTGCCGTCCTGAACCATGGCATAGATTTCTTCGATTTCTTCATTTGACACCGCGATACAACCGGCGGTCCAGTCGTCAACCCGGGCTGCGCGTTTGCGCTCCTTGCCGTTGTTCGGCTCTCCGTGGATAAAAATCTCACCGCCCGGGCGCTTGCCTTGAGCATGCGCATTTGCCCGGTCCTGCCCGTTTGGATAAGAGATCCCAACCGACAGATGATAGCGGCTGTTGGGATTGCGCCGGTCAATCACATACGTGCCCTCAGGTGTCTTTCCGTCACCCTCAAACGCCTTGTGCCCCAATGGTGCGAACCCCAGGTCGACCTCATACTCGCGCAGGATATCTTCGTTGTGCATCAGGTAAAGCTTGCGCGCACCCTTGTTGATCACGATCGATGTCACTTGCGGTCCGTCATATGAGTGAAACCGGCTCACTGCGCTGCCGGAGGTGCTGCAACCAGCCAGCGCAAGGCTCGCGGCCGCACCGAAACCAAATGCCCGTCTGTCCATTCTCAATGCCTGTATTTCTTTTTTTGCCTCTATTCAGCCTTTACCGCGAATTGCCTGTTAAGGAAATTCACAATTTCCTGTCCGGGTCCGATTGGCTGCTTAGCCTCTGTTCAATCGCCTCCAGCCGGCTCAGCACTTCGTCCCTATAGGCATCGGTGCGTTCCACCTCTTCTTCGCCATGGGCATCCTGCATGGAGTTCACGATCAGACCGACCAGAAGGTTCACCACGGCAAAGGTCGTCACCATGATGAACGGTACAAAGAACGCCCAGGCGTGCGGATGCACTTCCATCACCGGCCGCACGATCCCCATCGACCAGCTTTCCAGCGTCATGATCTGGAACAGCGAATAGGCGCTGCGGCCCAGATCGCCGAACCATTCCGGGAAGTCCTGGCCGAACAGCTTGGTCGCGATCACGGACCCGATGTAGAAGATAATCGCCATCAGCAGGAAAACCGAGCCCATCCCCGGCAGCGCGGTGATGAACCCCTCGACCACCCGGCGCAGACGCGGTGCAACTGAAATGACCCGCAGCACCCGCAGGATACGCAGCGCCCGCAGCACTGACAGCCCTTGTGTCCCCGGCGCCAGTGCAATGCCGACGATCACGAAATCGAACACATTCCAGCCGCTCAGGAAAAACCGCAACCTGCGCACAAAGAGTTTGGCCAGTATCTCCACCACAAAAATGGACAAGCAAATGTTGTCGATCAGGTGAATCAGACTGCCAATTTTGGCCATGACAGATGGGGCAGTCTCCAACCCCAGAGTGACTGCATTGACCATGATGACAGCGGTAATAAACCGGCCGAACCGGTCACTGTCCAGAATGGCTGCCAGGCGGCGGGTCGGGGTGGACGCTTGGGTATCAGTCATCTCAGTCTTTCATAGTAAATCGCGCAACCAGCTCGGTATGGGCGGACCAGCGGAACTGATCAACAACCTGCACCCAGTCAAGGCTGTAACCCGCCGTAACCAGAACCTTGGCATCGCGGGCAAAGCTCACCGGATTGCAGGAGACATAGGCAATCACAGGTGTTCGGGCTTTGGCCAGCTGGGCAGTCTGTGCCTCAGCGCCTGCGCGCGGCGGATCAATCACAGCAGCTTCAAAAGAAGCACCAAACGGGTTCAAATCCTCGGGCAGCAACGGATTGCGGAACAGGTCGCGGACCTCGGTGGTGACTTTCTTCAGCCCTGCCGCCCGGCGCCAGCCTGCATCCAACGCTTTCAGCATTGAATGTTCGCCCTCCACCGCATGTACTTCGGCCGTCTGCGCCAAAGGCAGGGTGAATG includes these proteins:
- a CDS encoding carbon-nitrogen hydrolase family protein, which gives rise to MRTALLQMTSTDIPAENLETVKAMMAEAVRGGAGFVLTPEVTNCLSGSRTHQTGVLCHEEDDPTLAALRDEAAKHGIWLLLGSLGIKTHDNDGRFANRQFLISPQGEIKARYDKIHMFDVEVTPEETYRESDGYRPGTQAVVAETPFASIGMTICYDVRFPHLHRALAKGGAQIITAPAAFSYVTGAAHWHSLLRARAIETGCFVLAPAQTGKHPASRGPSRKTFGHSLAVSPWGEVLADAGQEPGVTYVDLDLESVAEARKRVPSLTHDREFDGP
- the grxC gene encoding glutaredoxin 3; this translates as MKTVEIYTSPLCGYCHAAKRLLNQKGVTFSEINVLAQPDRKAEMIQRANGGRTVPQIFIGETHVGGCDDLFALEQAGKLDPLLAA
- a CDS encoding ComF family protein, with the protein product MLLTRIQTAVSLIYPPQCMGCGGLVGSDFGLCGSCWADMHFISGTVCEGCGAPLPGEADGFRLECDSCLRHPRPWSQGRSALLYEGRGRKLVLALKHGDRTEIAHMAAGWLERAVQPMLAENPLICPVPLHWTRLLKRKYNQSALLAEAVAARIGLEHCPDLLRRFRRTPALEGKTRDQRFQHLGAAIAPHPGREGRIKGRTVLIVDDVMTSGATLSACTDACLQAGAAEVRVAVLARVTQA
- a CDS encoding methyltransferase domain-containing protein, which codes for MTQAPAQLFDRRTLAARRARRRADALFLHQMARDEAEDRLSLVNRTFTAPAIVCPFPEVWEGFLPGAAVLPDDDVLALEQGAHDVVIHAMCLHWANDPVGQLIQCRRALKEDGLLLVILLGGQTLHELRAAIAEAETVVMGGLSPRVAPMGEIRDLGGLLQRAGFALPVADLVPLTAEYRDLTHLIHDLRGMGETNALAQRLKHPAPRTLFQLADHIYREHFATADGRLPATFELVCLTGWSPSDSQQKPLRPGSARMRLADALKVPESKLKP
- the hemH gene encoding ferrochelatase, with product MLDAARTVKCPAHAPADHPKIPAEKVGILLANLGTPDDYSYWPMRRYLNEFLSDKRVIDYPSWKWQPLLQLIILTKRPFSSGTAYKSIWNHDKGESPLMTITKDQTTKIAAAMKARYGDQVMVDFCMRYGNPSTKSKVREMVAAGCRKILFVPLYPQYAGATSGTANDQFFRALMDEPWQPAARTIEPYFDQPAYIDALARSVEEAYAKAAKRPDILVVSYHGMPKRYLMQGDPYHCQCQKTTRLLKERLGWDDTRITTTFQSVFGPEEWLKPYTVDHVATLAKEGKKNIAVIAPAFSADCIETLEEINEEIRESFEHAGGEDFLYIPCLNDDDDHVAALAGVIEQNLQGWLD
- a CDS encoding aminotransferase class III-fold pyridoxal phosphate-dependent enzyme, with the protein product MTLAHWAAALKQHWGIQADLSRLDGEYDLNFLAKGAENQGYILKAMRPGCETWLVDMQVKAFEHIAARQPDLPCPRVIAAADGRSLLTLPDEKGQNRLVWLLNQLPGRCYAKTEPKSDALIHEIGQVIGGSAKALADFRHDGLERDFKWDLMRAGWIKDQLFCITAPARRAIIEGISADFAKLEPVLAKLPKQAVHNDANDYNIMVAGELGETRRVSGLIDLGDMCAAPRICDLAIAAAYIVLDHPAPEAAIAALVAGYNEAYPLTPAEVDMVWPLLRARLAVSVVNSTMMAADNPDDPYVTISQAPAWRFLEGNTLQGGLLTARLRAACGLPVVDGADRVMAWLEQEHGKFAPLMGQDLADAPMGSLSVEHSTWPQNPFHMPLEEAARVGEEFEDQGRIWLGYYHEPRLIYTEPAFRKGPWKASGRRTVHLAVDAFAGAGTPVFAPMRGEVFAAKYRDGHLDYGGVIILRHETPMGDPFFTLYGHLDPEFLSRLKPGDMVEKGEEFCRLGDPGQNGGWAPHVHFQLALTTEGIEAGWPGAGDPDEMYLWRAICPNPAALLNLPDEKVRYHPTDKGEVLARRRTHFGGNLSLTYNDPVMLVRGWKHHLFDEWGRPYLDAYNNVPHVGHAHPRIQAVAADQLKRMNSNTRYLHPAQTAFADKVLSKLPDPFEVCFFVNSGTEANELALRLARAHTGAKGMVTPDHGYHGNTTGAIDISAYKFNKPGGAGQADWVELVEVADDYRGSFRRDDPKRAQKFADLVDPAIRNLQGKGHGIAGFIAETFPSVGGQIIPPQGYLPAVYEKIRAAGGVCIADEVQTGLGRLGEYYFGFEHQGAVPDIVVMGKPIGNGHPLGVLVTTKAIAKSFDNGIEFFSTFGGSTLSCRTGKEVLDIVDDEGLQDNARVIGARLIEGLQGLEQKYACVGDVRGMGLFLGLELITPDGSEATGICSYVKNRMRDYRILIGSEGPKDNILKIRPPLTIGAEDADMIIYVLDSILREVEAA
- a CDS encoding L,D-transpeptidase; translated protein: MPQNPFDTFSRRHFLAGSAALISSPSFAQETGDEAQQAFDPLRPPPEPEPAVQRNISAFRAKSWRPYFDTLRNGAILVDIDSRALHYWSQDESVYKLFPSSVPLSDDLTRRGRTKIVRKVDGPGWAPTPNMRKRNPEWPAFIPPGPDNPLGTHALYLSWKYYRIHGTHDTRKIGRKSSNGCIGLYNEHIADLFSLTKVGTQVLLI
- a CDS encoding CAP domain-containing protein; its protein translation is MKRVFLLIAAAFVTLAAACTPATESGSTYRIRNADKVQIRMLDSVNALRQAAGAQTVQLNAELTAAAATHSRDMSVQNRPWHFGSDGSSPLDRVSRAGYTGSLLGENISETYENEQQTLSAWLERPATRAVILDPKATNMGFSWFQEPNGKIWWTMVMGS
- a CDS encoding L,D-transpeptidase family protein → MDRRAFGFGAAASLALAGCSTSGSAVSRFHSYDGPQVTSIVINKGARKLYLMHNEDILREYEVDLGFAPLGHKAFEGDGKTPEGTYVIDRRNPNSRYHLSVGISYPNGQDRANAHAQGKRPGGEIFIHGEPNNGKERKRAARVDDWTAGCIAVSNEEIEEIYAMVQDGTAIALRP
- a CDS encoding ion transporter, with amino-acid sequence MTDTQASTPTRRLAAILDSDRFGRFITAVIMVNAVTLGLETAPSVMAKIGSLIHLIDNICLSIFVVEILAKLFVRRLRFFLSGWNVFDFVIVGIALAPGTQGLSVLRALRILRVLRVISVAPRLRRVVEGFITALPGMGSVFLLMAIIFYIGSVIATKLFGQDFPEWFGDLGRSAYSLFQIMTLESWSMGIVRPVMEVHPHAWAFFVPFIMVTTFAVVNLLVGLIVNSMQDAHGEEEVERTDAYRDEVLSRLEAIEQRLSSQSDPDRKL